The following coding sequences are from one Capsicum annuum cultivar UCD-10X-F1 chromosome 3, UCD10Xv1.1, whole genome shotgun sequence window:
- the LOC107863982 gene encoding CASP-like protein 1E2, protein MKTVEMSNGAGGSDEGKMRCEEMVKCRRYEVILRMMGLVFTLVAAVVAGTNKDTESVPISLVEGLPPLHLNLTAKWNYMSSTVYFVAVNAVACAYAAISMAFIALITRGSRGKNWKGSVLVVALDLSMVALLFSANGASAAIGIIALNGNSHTQWHKVCYAFKRYCIQGGASLAMSMLGSFFFICLVLLFNLNLQRTTSNY, encoded by the exons ATGAAGACAGTAGAGATGAGCAACGGGGCAGGTGGTTCTGATGAGGGAAAAATGAGATGTGaagaaatggttaagtgtagaagaTATGAAGTGATTTTGAGGATGATGGGGCTAGTTTTCACTCTAGTAGCTGCTGTTGTTGCTGGTACTAATAAGGATACTGAGTCAGTTCCAATATCTCTTGTAGAAGGATTACCTCCTTTGCACCTTAATCTCACTGCCAAATGGAATTACATGTCTTCAACAGT GTACTTTGTGGCAGTGAATGCGGTAGCATGTGCATATGCAGCGATATCTATGGCGTTTATAGCTCTAATAACTCGCGGTAGCAGAGGAAAGAATTGGAAAGGCTCTGTCTTAGTTGTTGCTCTAGACCTGTCTATGGTGGCACTACTTTTTTCAGCCAACGGGGCGTCGGCCGCAATTGGAATCATTGCTCTGAATGGCAACTCCCACACACAGTGGCACAAAGTTTGTTATGCTTTCAAAAGATATTGCATCCAAGGGGGAGCTTCTCTTGCTATGTCTATGCTTGGTTCATTCTTCTTTATTTGCCTTGTGTTGCTCTTCAATTTGAATCTTCAAAGAACTACTTCAAATTATTAA